One window of Chamaesiphon minutus PCC 6605 genomic DNA carries:
- a CDS encoding response regulator has protein sequence MTNILIVEDESIVAWDIKETLEKLGHQVVDLVGSGAEAIRSATTSHPDLVLMDIRLAGEMDGIRAGAEIYERLNIPVVYITANADERTLERATQTNPFGYIIKPFQWQTLQSTIKVALQRHRSELATNLNRSGLTNTLNSIGKGIIVTDRQGVVTFINSMAQELTGWTATEALGKQIGDVFRLHWESDGMAIENPGMRAMRLQQPVNSPHRCWLVTKYGAEIPISDTATPLYQSDGEVVGSTIVFDNNIERLSAEMDLLEHNQDLEDFQLNLICQLQIKTAEYRQATACLEVLNNIFDRVRTATTETELLHDALQHLGMALAADYCWCTIHDSQDSTARIISEYVNTEHHIYPASKVGQKINMLRYPQFYNYLCEGKSWIDPPAEITPEQYLGLVDPAAQTIVCPILAAAPGAEYALDRIEDWAIGEIGIVNTGKPLWTSDQARLISQIFSYAVKFFR, from the coding sequence GTGACTAACATACTTATAGTTGAAGACGAAAGTATCGTCGCTTGGGATATCAAAGAAACTTTAGAAAAATTAGGTCATCAGGTCGTCGATCTGGTCGGTTCGGGAGCCGAAGCAATTCGATCGGCCACAACTAGCCACCCCGATCTGGTCTTAATGGATATCCGCTTGGCAGGAGAAATGGATGGAATTAGGGCTGGAGCCGAGATTTACGAGCGATTAAACATTCCCGTTGTCTACATAACAGCTAATGCCGACGAGCGCACCTTAGAGCGGGCAACTCAAACCAATCCCTTTGGCTATATTATCAAACCGTTTCAATGGCAAACGTTGCAGAGCACGATTAAAGTCGCACTCCAACGCCATCGTAGTGAATTAGCTACTAATTTGAATCGATCGGGTTTGACAAATACCTTAAATAGTATCGGCAAGGGTATTATCGTTACCGATCGACAAGGGGTAGTGACATTTATCAACTCGATGGCTCAAGAGTTAACTGGTTGGACTGCGACAGAAGCACTCGGCAAACAGATCGGGGATGTTTTTCGCTTGCATTGGGAGTCAGATGGCATGGCGATCGAAAATCCGGGGATGCGTGCCATGCGATTGCAACAGCCAGTAAATTCACCCCATCGCTGTTGGCTAGTGACTAAATATGGTGCAGAAATCCCGATCTCCGATACTGCGACCCCGCTCTACCAGTCAGATGGTGAAGTTGTCGGCAGTACGATCGTATTTGACAATAATATCGAGCGACTCAGTGCTGAGATGGATTTACTGGAGCACAACCAAGATCTCGAAGATTTTCAACTCAACTTAATCTGCCAACTTCAAATCAAGACTGCCGAATATCGACAAGCAACCGCCTGTCTTGAGGTATTGAATAATATCTTCGATCGAGTTCGTACCGCCACCACTGAAACCGAGCTACTCCACGACGCGCTCCAGCACTTAGGGATGGCTCTCGCTGCCGATTACTGTTGGTGTACTATTCATGACAGCCAAGACAGTACAGCCAGAATTATTAGTGAATATGTTAACACCGAACATCATATTTACCCTGCCAGCAAAGTTGGCCAGAAGATTAACATGCTGCGGTATCCTCAATTCTACAATTATCTATGTGAGGGCAAAAGTTGGATCGATCCACCTGCTGAGATTACGCCCGAACAATATCTAGGTCTTGTCGATCCAGCCGCTCAGACGATCGTTTGTCCGATCCTGGCTGCTGCCCCAGGAGCCGAATATGCGCTCGATCGGATTGAGGATTGGGCGATCGGGGAAATCGGCATCGTCAATACGGGGAAACCACTATGGACATCCGACCAAGCTCGCCTCATCAGCCAAATATTCAGCTATGCAGTCAAATTTTTTCGGTAA
- the rlmN gene encoding 23S rRNA (adenine(2503)-C(2))-methyltransferase RlmN, whose product MSVITLEPDSQIAITPLLGLSLAELTTWVQAQGQPAYRGKQLYQWIYQQGAKSLADITVFSKQWRETVKDTPIGRSKIHHRAVATDGTIKYLLELQDGQIIEAVGIPTAKRLTVCVSSQVGCAMACTFCATGKGGFMRHLQPHEIIDQVLTVQEDFNERVSHVVFMGMGEPLANLNNVVKAVQCLNKDIGISQRSITVSTVGIPGKIHELAEHELQVTLAVSLHAPTQRLRTKLVPTAEHYPIEDLLDECRDYVRITGRRLSVEYILLAGVNDDPKQAAELASQLRGFQTHVNLIPYNPIEDADFDRPTPRDIKAFVDVLEQQHIAVSVRYSKGLGASAACGQLRANQQS is encoded by the coding sequence ATGTCTGTCATTACTTTAGAACCAGATTCTCAGATCGCGATTACCCCATTACTAGGCTTGAGTTTAGCAGAATTGACTACTTGGGTACAGGCGCAGGGTCAGCCAGCTTATCGCGGCAAGCAACTATATCAGTGGATTTATCAGCAGGGTGCCAAATCGCTGGCCGATATTACCGTATTTTCTAAGCAGTGGCGGGAGACAGTCAAGGATACCCCGATCGGTCGATCGAAGATCCATCACCGCGCCGTGGCTACCGATGGTACGATCAAGTACTTGCTGGAGCTTCAAGATGGGCAAATCATCGAAGCAGTTGGCATTCCCACGGCGAAGCGACTGACAGTCTGCGTATCGTCTCAGGTTGGCTGCGCGATGGCTTGCACTTTTTGCGCGACTGGTAAGGGTGGATTTATGCGCCATCTCCAGCCGCACGAAATTATCGATCAGGTATTAACCGTACAGGAAGATTTCAACGAGCGCGTCAGTCATGTGGTGTTTATGGGCATGGGCGAACCATTGGCGAACCTGAATAATGTCGTTAAAGCCGTACAGTGTTTAAATAAAGATATCGGGATTTCGCAGCGATCGATTACTGTCTCTACCGTGGGAATACCTGGTAAAATTCACGAACTCGCCGAACACGAACTCCAAGTCACCCTGGCAGTTAGTCTCCACGCACCCACTCAAAGACTGCGTACCAAGCTCGTCCCTACGGCGGAACATTACCCAATTGAGGATCTGCTCGACGAGTGTCGCGATTATGTCCGCATCACTGGCAGAAGGCTGAGCGTGGAATATATCCTCCTAGCAGGCGTCAATGACGATCCCAAACAGGCTGCCGAATTAGCCAGTCAATTACGCGGCTTTCAAACCCATGTTAATCTAATTCCCTACAATCCGATCGAGGATGCCGATTTCGATCGACCGACACCTAGAGATATTAAAGCCTTTGTCGATGTCTTAGAACAGCAGCATATCGCCGTCAGCGTGCGATATTCTAAAGGCTTAGGTGCGAGTGCTGCTTGCGGGCAATTGCGGGCAAATCAGCAGAGCTAG
- a CDS encoding ATP-binding protein, with the protein MSISHSLKWLDSLKDEFRKSLLDINRAMRISAEILQDQIRSIDLNTANSAVVEQHRSMHHGLAFNLQILQAEWQRQFQLIDILIALQTNYKTHPIQSLSDVEFRNWIGDIANECNTIAYRYQHQIGHTISDRLPQNLSYPFTIIELIAIEMFENACKYTPLRHPIRLEVNVCDRQLQLAVVSTGIQLSARELELLFLPFAHDAPEFAATSGITSLGLSVIDKLIPLLGGNIQFTTDRDATRSILTVPAA; encoded by the coding sequence ATGAGCATCTCCCATTCCTTAAAATGGCTCGATAGCCTCAAAGATGAGTTCCGAAAGTCGCTCTTAGATATCAATCGCGCGATGCGGATTTCAGCAGAAATTCTCCAAGACCAAATTCGCTCGATCGATCTCAATACAGCTAATTCAGCAGTCGTCGAGCAACATCGATCGATGCATCATGGACTAGCTTTTAACCTGCAAATATTGCAAGCGGAATGGCAACGACAATTTCAGCTCATCGATATTTTAATCGCTCTACAAACTAACTATAAAACTCATCCGATTCAATCTTTGAGCGATGTTGAATTCCGTAACTGGATTGGCGATATCGCGAACGAATGCAACACGATCGCCTACCGATATCAGCACCAAATCGGTCATACAATTAGCGATCGACTACCGCAAAACTTGTCCTATCCGTTCACTATTATCGAACTAATTGCGATCGAAATGTTTGAAAATGCTTGTAAATATACTCCACTGCGACACCCGATCCGATTGGAAGTAAATGTCTGCGATCGTCAGTTGCAGTTGGCTGTTGTCAGTACGGGTATCCAACTATCCGCACGGGAATTAGAGCTGCTGTTTCTCCCTTTTGCCCACGATGCCCCAGAATTTGCGGCAACATCTGGTATTACTAGTTTGGGTTTATCGGTAATCGACAAGTTAATCCCGCTCTTAGGTGGCAATATTCAATTCACTACCGATCGTGACGCGACGCGCTCGATCTTGACTGTGCCAGCAGCTTGA
- the recG gene encoding ATP-dependent DNA helicase RecG, with protein MSDAPDWSRIQKALAVEAQYGYTDLVGQQYRFGEFLCLSFGKPPAHTTSKDRQHWRELAFEFDKYHDLTLVERRELIARASQFLTVAEQVCAHQHGDRSVPAPTVNESPRQIIPSKPTANLKVAPATIPVRGDTNLTLDRYLRDIPKLGIRKAEILARLGLLTVKDVLYYYPRDHIDYAKQINIIELEPGTTVTLVGIVRKINFFTSPKNKKLNVLELTIKDETGQLKISRFYAGTRYSSRGWQESLKRKYPVGSWIAASGLVKQGKYGINLDNPEIEVLADADASISSLKIGRVLPVYPLIEGVSADVVREAVVTVLPAAEQLTDPLPKVVREQYGLMELAASIQNIHFPEDSDTKEAARRRLIFDEFFYLQLGFLQRRHLMRQVHTQAIITPTGVLIDRFRELLPFQLTNAQQRVVSEILSDLQLPAPMNRLVQGDVGSGKTVVAVLAILAAIQSGYQTALMAPTEVLAEQHYRKLVGWFNLLHLPVELLTGSTKAAKRRQIYSELETGELSIAVGTHALIQDKVNFRNLGLVVIDEQHRFGVFQRAKLQQKGSQPHVLTMTATPIPRTLALTLHGDLDVSQIDELPAGRQPIQTNAVNSRQRSQVYELMHREIAQGRQVYIVLPLVEESEKLDLRAATEEHERLATEVFPQYQVGLLHGRMSSADKDAAITAFRDNLTQIIVSTTVIEVGVDVPNATVMLIENAERFGLSQLHQLRGRVGRGAHRSYCLLMSSSTSGDAKQRLQVLEQSQDGFWISEMDMQLRGPGQVLGTRQSGMADFALASLAEDGEVLTIARDAAEKVILQDNDLSESPRLKAELDYRFQKLMGGSILT; from the coding sequence ATGTCTGATGCTCCTGATTGGTCGAGAATTCAAAAAGCGTTAGCGGTCGAAGCGCAGTATGGCTACACCGATCTAGTCGGGCAACAATATCGCTTTGGTGAGTTTTTGTGTTTGAGTTTCGGAAAACCACCAGCGCATACAACTTCTAAAGATCGCCAACACTGGCGCGAATTAGCTTTTGAATTCGATAAATATCACGACCTTACACTTGTCGAACGTAGAGAATTAATTGCTAGAGCCAGCCAATTTCTGACAGTCGCCGAGCAAGTTTGCGCTCATCAGCATGGCGATCGATCGGTACCTGCACCGACGGTAAATGAATCGCCGCGTCAAATTATCCCCAGCAAACCGACAGCCAATCTTAAGGTTGCACCCGCCACAATTCCAGTACGGGGAGATACTAATTTAACACTCGATCGATATCTACGAGATATTCCTAAACTTGGCATCCGTAAAGCCGAGATTTTGGCGAGATTGGGATTATTAACCGTCAAGGATGTTTTATATTACTATCCGCGCGACCATATCGACTATGCCAAACAGATAAACATCATCGAATTAGAACCAGGTACCACTGTTACACTGGTAGGCATAGTTAGAAAAATCAACTTTTTTACTAGTCCCAAAAACAAGAAGCTTAACGTCTTAGAACTCACCATCAAAGATGAAACCGGACAACTCAAAATTAGTCGCTTTTATGCTGGGACTCGCTACAGTAGTCGCGGTTGGCAAGAATCCTTAAAACGTAAATATCCCGTCGGCAGTTGGATTGCTGCATCGGGCTTAGTCAAGCAGGGGAAATATGGCATCAATTTAGATAATCCCGAAATCGAAGTCTTAGCAGATGCCGATGCGAGTATTTCCTCTCTTAAAATCGGGCGCGTATTACCCGTATATCCTCTCATTGAAGGCGTTTCCGCAGATGTCGTCCGCGAAGCCGTCGTGACGGTGTTACCTGCTGCCGAGCAATTAACCGATCCTTTGCCCAAAGTCGTGCGCGAACAATATGGATTGATGGAACTCGCCGCATCAATTCAGAATATCCATTTTCCTGAAGATAGCGATACCAAAGAAGCCGCACGACGGCGATTGATTTTCGATGAGTTTTTCTATCTGCAATTAGGCTTCCTGCAACGTCGCCATCTGATGCGTCAGGTGCATACTCAGGCAATCATTACCCCGACAGGAGTATTAATCGATAGGTTCAGGGAACTACTACCCTTTCAACTCACCAACGCTCAACAACGAGTAGTGAGCGAAATCCTCTCAGATCTCCAACTACCCGCACCGATGAATCGCTTGGTGCAAGGTGATGTCGGTTCGGGCAAAACTGTAGTAGCCGTACTAGCAATTTTAGCCGCAATTCAATCTGGCTATCAAACCGCATTAATGGCTCCAACCGAAGTACTCGCCGAGCAACATTATCGCAAACTCGTCGGCTGGTTCAATCTCTTACATTTACCCGTCGAACTCCTGACGGGTTCTACCAAAGCAGCTAAACGCCGCCAGATCTACAGCGAATTAGAAACAGGCGAACTCTCGATCGCCGTCGGCACCCATGCTTTAATTCAAGATAAAGTCAACTTCCGCAACCTCGGCTTAGTCGTCATCGACGAACAACATCGTTTCGGCGTCTTCCAGCGCGCTAAATTGCAGCAAAAAGGCTCCCAGCCGCACGTTCTCACCATGACCGCTACGCCCATCCCCCGCACCCTCGCCCTCACGCTCCACGGCGATTTAGACGTCAGCCAGATCGACGAATTACCAGCCGGACGCCAGCCAATTCAAACCAACGCTGTCAATAGTCGCCAGCGCAGTCAAGTTTACGAACTAATGCACCGCGAAATCGCTCAAGGGCGACAGGTATATATCGTCCTGCCCCTGGTCGAAGAATCCGAAAAACTCGACCTCCGTGCCGCCACCGAAGAACACGAGCGGTTGGCCACTGAAGTCTTCCCTCAATATCAAGTCGGCTTACTCCACGGACGCATGAGTTCGGCAGATAAAGATGCTGCGATTACTGCATTTCGCGATAATCTTACCCAAATTATTGTCTCCACAACGGTCATCGAAGTCGGCGTAGATGTACCTAACGCCACCGTCATGTTGATCGAAAATGCCGAACGCTTTGGTTTATCCCAACTCCACCAATTACGCGGACGCGTCGGACGGGGCGCGCATCGTTCTTACTGTTTACTGATGAGCAGCAGTACCTCAGGCGATGCCAAACAACGCTTACAGGTGCTAGAACAATCCCAAGATGGATTTTGGATCTCTGAGATGGATATGCAATTACGCGGCCCCGGACAGGTGCTAGGCACCCGTCAATCGGGGATGGCAGATTTTGCCCTAGCCAGTTTAGCAGAGGATGGCGAGGTACTAACGATCGCGCGCGATGCAGCAGAAAAAGTGATTTTACAAGATAACGACTTGAGCGAGTCGCCACGATTGAAAGCAGAACTAGATTATCGGTTTCAAAAACTGATGGGGGGAAGTATTCTGACTTAA